Proteins found in one Bremerella volcania genomic segment:
- a CDS encoding SDR family oxidoreductase: MATDFLTKMFGLDGQVAVVIGASGVLGGAIAEGLALAGATVVVSGLNPQRGESRVERITAAGGKAEFIAADTLSRDSLAQLRDKCLEKFGRVDMLVNCAGVNSSVPYEEITDEDWQRVLDTNLTGTHLACQVFAPTMAKQKQGGAVLNIGSVTAHLPLSRVFAYSASKAAVENLTKNLAREYATQNVRFNTLCPGFFPAEQNRKILDKERVDNIIGQTPMARFGEPEELVGASILLLSQAAGSFVTGATVYVDGGFTAMRF; the protein is encoded by the coding sequence ATGGCAACTGATTTCCTAACCAAAATGTTCGGGCTCGACGGGCAAGTTGCCGTCGTTATCGGGGCGTCCGGAGTCCTGGGTGGAGCGATCGCGGAGGGCCTGGCCTTGGCCGGTGCCACGGTCGTCGTGAGTGGCCTGAACCCGCAGCGAGGCGAAAGCCGCGTCGAGCGGATCACCGCTGCCGGCGGCAAAGCCGAGTTCATCGCGGCCGATACCCTTTCGCGTGATTCGCTGGCCCAGCTGCGTGACAAGTGCCTGGAAAAATTCGGCCGGGTCGACATGCTGGTCAACTGTGCCGGGGTAAACTCTTCGGTCCCCTACGAAGAGATCACCGACGAAGACTGGCAGCGCGTGCTCGATACTAACCTCACCGGGACGCACCTGGCCTGCCAGGTTTTCGCCCCGACGATGGCCAAGCAAAAGCAAGGGGGCGCGGTGCTGAACATCGGTAGCGTGACGGCCCACTTGCCCCTTTCACGGGTATTCGCCTACTCGGCCTCGAAGGCGGCCGTCGAGAACCTGACCAAGAACCTGGCCCGCGAGTATGCCACCCAAAACGTGCGATTCAACACGCTTTGCCCCGGGTTTTTCCCCGCCGAGCAGAACCGCAAGATCCTCGATAAGGAACGGGTCGATAACATCATCGGTCAAACGCCGATGGCCCGCTTCGGTGAGCCGGAAGAACTGGTCGGTGCCTCGATTCTGCTGTTGTCGCAAGCGGCCGGCAGTTTTGTGACCGGTGCCACGGTTTACGTAGACGGCGGTTTTACGGCGATGCGATTTTAA
- the queG gene encoding tRNA epoxyqueuosine(34) reductase QueG has translation MPHSTKDLTSLIRHEAQQLGFSAVGICPAVTPTGLHRFHDWLDAGYAGQMQYLEDRRDAYAHPNHVLDGVQSIVMLALNYKSQPIPPLAPGQGRVSRYAFGELDYHDWIHARLKQFKKAIAQWEPEASVRGVVDTAPLLEREFAQLAGLGWIGKNTMLLNKQLGSLFFLAAILIDRELVYDDPHNASHCGTCTACLTACPTSAFPSPGVLDATRCISYLTIELRDEIPVELRSDMHDWVFGCDVCQDVCPWNNKSPISPHEAFFPASDRAPLELRSLFTMTDDAFRDRFRKTPLWRTKRRGILRNAAIVLGNQPHEDNVAALSRGLVDEEWLVRGASAWALGQHLPEAAPLLAARQKIEENEHVRREIDQALARRK, from the coding sequence GTGCCCCATTCCACCAAAGATCTGACTTCTTTGATCCGTCACGAGGCCCAGCAGCTGGGCTTTTCGGCGGTGGGCATCTGTCCGGCCGTTACCCCCACTGGATTGCATCGCTTTCACGACTGGCTCGACGCCGGCTACGCGGGGCAGATGCAGTACCTGGAAGACCGCCGCGACGCCTACGCCCATCCCAATCACGTTTTGGATGGCGTGCAGAGCATCGTCATGCTGGCCCTCAATTACAAAAGCCAGCCGATCCCGCCGCTGGCCCCAGGCCAGGGGAGGGTATCGCGGTATGCGTTTGGCGAACTGGACTACCACGACTGGATCCATGCCCGGCTCAAGCAGTTCAAGAAGGCAATCGCCCAGTGGGAGCCGGAAGCCAGCGTTCGCGGCGTGGTCGACACGGCGCCGCTGTTGGAACGAGAGTTCGCTCAACTGGCCGGCCTCGGCTGGATCGGCAAGAACACGATGCTGCTCAATAAACAGCTGGGCAGCCTGTTCTTCCTCGCCGCGATCCTGATTGACCGAGAGTTGGTTTATGATGACCCCCACAACGCCAGCCACTGCGGGACATGCACCGCATGTCTGACCGCTTGTCCGACCAGCGCGTTTCCCAGCCCCGGCGTGCTGGACGCGACCCGGTGCATCTCGTACCTGACGATCGAGCTGCGCGACGAGATCCCCGTCGAGCTGCGCTCTGACATGCACGACTGGGTGTTTGGCTGCGACGTCTGCCAGGACGTTTGTCCGTGGAACAACAAGTCGCCGATCTCGCCGCACGAGGCGTTCTTTCCGGCCAGCGATCGGGCACCGCTCGAACTACGTTCGCTCTTCACGATGACCGACGATGCCTTTCGCGACCGCTTTCGCAAGACGCCCTTGTGGCGAACCAAACGGCGGGGCATCCTACGCAACGCGGCGATCGTCCTGGGGAATCAGCCGCACGAGGACAATGTCGCTGCGTTGTCACGCGGGCTCGTCGACGAAGAATGGCTCGTCCGCGGCGCGTCGGCTTGGGCTTTGGGACAACATCTGCCGGAGGCCGCACCGTTGCTGGCCGCTCGACAAAAGATCGAAGAGAACGAGCACGTCCGCCGAGAGATTGACCAGGCCCTTGCTCGAAGGAAATAA
- a CDS encoding tRNA dihydrouridine synthase, giving the protein MALRLGNLELDFPLVQAALSGYSDMSMRVIARRLGAPYTICEVMLDKFLVELNDRKKNRHFLAIADEEHPVGGQLMGAEPAQFAAGAAKLVEAGFDVIDINFGCPVKKVLGLCRGGFHLSQPEVALDIVRRTRDVVPSEMPLTVKMRRGIDDTQESRDKFFEILDGAFEIGVDAITVHGRTVEQRYIGPSRWEFLAEVKRHVGDRTILGSGDLFSAQDCFDMMNETGVNGVTVARGAIGNPWIFQQARALAAGEPLPPPPTTFEQLEIIQEHLRLVVELYGEKKAMTNFRKFGVKYSFLHPQVEDVRAKFVRIREMSDWEAIRDEFYTVDQPGQYLSGEIHNKQVNCSAG; this is encoded by the coding sequence ATGGCCCTGCGACTTGGCAACTTAGAACTTGATTTCCCGCTCGTCCAAGCAGCTTTGTCAGGCTATAGCGATATGTCGATGCGCGTCATCGCGCGTCGCCTGGGTGCCCCTTACACCATCTGCGAAGTGATGCTCGATAAGTTCCTGGTCGAGCTGAACGATAGGAAAAAAAATCGCCACTTCCTGGCCATTGCCGACGAAGAACACCCAGTCGGGGGGCAGCTGATGGGTGCCGAGCCTGCGCAGTTCGCCGCCGGGGCGGCCAAGCTGGTCGAAGCTGGTTTCGACGTGATCGACATCAATTTCGGCTGCCCGGTGAAGAAGGTCCTGGGACTCTGCCGAGGCGGATTCCATCTCAGCCAACCGGAGGTAGCCCTCGACATCGTTCGTCGCACGCGCGACGTCGTCCCCAGCGAAATGCCCCTGACGGTGAAGATGCGTCGCGGGATCGACGACACCCAGGAAAGCCGCGATAAGTTCTTCGAGATCCTGGACGGTGCGTTCGAGATCGGTGTCGATGCGATCACGGTACATGGTCGCACGGTCGAGCAGCGTTACATCGGACCGAGCCGCTGGGAGTTCCTGGCCGAAGTGAAGCGGCACGTGGGGGATCGCACGATCCTGGGAAGCGGCGACTTGTTCTCCGCACAAGACTGCTTCGACATGATGAACGAGACCGGCGTCAACGGCGTGACGGTCGCCCGGGGTGCGATCGGTAATCCATGGATCTTCCAACAAGCGCGCGCACTGGCTGCCGGCGAGCCCCTGCCACCACCGCCAACCACGTTCGAACAGTTGGAGATCATCCAAGAGCATCTGCGTCTGGTGGTCGAGTTATACGGCGAGAAGAAGGCGATGACGAACTTCCGCAAGTTCGGCGTGAAGTACTCGTTCCTGCATCCACAAGTGGAAGACGTACGAGCCAAGTTCGTGCGCATCCGCGAGATGTCCGACTGGGAAGCGATTCGTGACGAGTTCTACACGGTCGATCAGCCGGGGCAGTATCTCTCAGGCGAAATCCACAACAAGCAGGTCAACTGCTCGGCCGGTTAG
- the zwf gene encoding glucose-6-phosphate dehydrogenase — MSHTIVIFGASGDLTSRKLIPALYLLFKKKRLPEGTRIVGMSRTEFSHDAWRDELKKSTEKFTEKKFDADAWNDFAPNVYYHPGDLTELEDLKKLKKLLEEVEGGPAERVYYLSTAPRLYTAAIDQLGESGLANQEEGARRIVLEKPFGYDLGTAEKLNKDVNRVFPEKQVYRIDHYLGKETVQNLLVMRFANSIFEPLWNRNYIDHVQITVAEEVVVGRRGGYYDQAGVLRDMFQNHLLQLLMVTAMEAPVRFDADMVRDEKVKVLQAVRPMSADEIANETLRGQYAGYRKEEGVPKDSQTETFAALRLWVDNWRWNGVPFYLRSGKGMSCRTTQIVIQYNQPPHTLFDQKKSFIDACRLVMQIQPAEGIQLQIQTKVPDSGIMTRTSALDFRFCKEFQGEMPDAYQRLLLDAIQGDASLFARSDEVELAWGIIDPIIKTWRSDAAPTLHTYETGYWGPNESNDWMEEHGRQWFDVCPILH, encoded by the coding sequence ATGTCTCACACAATTGTCATCTTTGGTGCTTCGGGTGATCTAACCAGCCGCAAGCTGATCCCTGCCTTATACTTGCTGTTCAAGAAGAAGCGTTTGCCGGAAGGGACGCGGATTGTGGGCATGTCGCGAACCGAGTTTTCGCACGATGCCTGGCGCGACGAACTGAAGAAGTCGACCGAGAAGTTCACCGAAAAGAAGTTCGACGCCGACGCGTGGAACGACTTTGCTCCCAACGTCTACTACCACCCAGGCGATCTCACCGAACTGGAAGACCTGAAGAAGCTGAAGAAGCTGCTGGAAGAAGTCGAAGGGGGACCGGCCGAACGGGTTTATTATCTTTCGACGGCCCCTCGCCTGTATACCGCCGCGATCGATCAGCTGGGTGAGTCAGGCTTGGCCAATCAAGAAGAAGGTGCCCGGCGGATCGTACTGGAAAAGCCTTTCGGCTACGACCTGGGCACGGCCGAGAAGCTGAATAAAGACGTCAACCGCGTCTTTCCCGAAAAGCAGGTCTATCGTATCGACCATTACCTGGGGAAAGAAACGGTACAGAACTTGTTGGTCATGCGGTTTGCCAACTCGATCTTCGAGCCCCTTTGGAATCGCAACTACATCGACCATGTGCAGATCACCGTGGCCGAAGAAGTGGTCGTGGGACGCCGTGGTGGTTACTACGATCAGGCCGGCGTGCTGCGGGACATGTTCCAGAACCATCTGCTGCAGCTGTTGATGGTCACGGCCATGGAAGCCCCGGTGCGATTCGATGCCGATATGGTGCGAGACGAAAAGGTCAAAGTGCTCCAGGCCGTTCGCCCGATGTCGGCCGACGAGATCGCCAATGAGACGCTCCGCGGCCAGTATGCCGGCTACCGCAAGGAAGAGGGTGTACCCAAGGACAGCCAGACCGAAACGTTCGCGGCGCTGCGGCTGTGGGTCGATAACTGGCGCTGGAACGGCGTGCCGTTCTATCTGCGCAGCGGCAAAGGGATGTCGTGCCGCACGACGCAGATCGTCATTCAATACAATCAGCCTCCGCATACGCTCTTCGATCAGAAGAAGTCGTTTATCGACGCGTGTCGCCTGGTGATGCAGATTCAGCCTGCTGAAGGGATTCAGTTGCAGATCCAGACCAAGGTGCCTGACTCCGGCATAATGACTCGGACCAGCGCCCTGGACTTCCGCTTCTGCAAGGAGTTCCAGGGAGAAATGCCCGACGCGTACCAGCGTTTGCTGCTGGATGCGATTCAAGGCGATGCCAGCCTGTTTGCCCGTAGCGACGAAGTGGAGCTGGCCTGGGGCATCATCGACCCGATCATCAAGACCTGGCGTTCCGACGCGGCCCCCACGCTGCACACGTATGAGACCGGCTACTGGGGACCGAATGAATCGAACGACTGGATGGAAGAGCACGGCCGGCAGTGGTTCGACGTCTGCCCGATTCTGCACTAA
- the gnd gene encoding decarboxylating NADP(+)-dependent phosphogluconate dehydrogenase → MSDASCDFGLIGLAVMGENLALNVESRGYKVAVYNRTTEKTDEFIRGRAAGKQFVGCHDLKRLVASLKRPRKVMMLIKAGPAVDAVIEELLPLMEPGDIIIDGGNTHYADTERRTKYVEEKGLLFVGSGVSGGEEGALKGPSLMPGGSEAAWPHIKEIFQAISAKVGPNEDIPCCEWVGPRGAGHYVKMVHNGIEYGDMQLICEAYFLLKHGLGLTNDELYDVFDQWNSGDLQSYLIEITRDIFSVKDDDGDGYLVDKILDVAGAKGTGKWMSQLALDLGVPSTLVTTAVYARGLSAAKEARVRASKVLTGPSGKTSEDRAKFIEQVREALYASKLCSYAQGFVQLQAASAEHDWDLNYGDCALLWRGGCIIRAQFLDRIKEAFDKDANLENLLLDPYFTEAVTKGQDGWRAVVKTAIDLGVPTPAFAGALAYYDGYRNARLPANLLQAQRDYFGAHTFQRIDKEGTFHAEWLQRRREPKS, encoded by the coding sequence ATGTCCGATGCTTCCTGCGATTTTGGTTTGATTGGTCTCGCCGTGATGGGCGAAAACCTGGCCCTGAACGTCGAAAGCCGCGGCTACAAGGTGGCCGTCTACAATCGAACTACCGAGAAAACGGATGAATTCATTCGAGGCCGTGCCGCCGGCAAGCAGTTCGTCGGTTGCCATGATCTGAAGAGGCTGGTCGCTTCGCTGAAACGTCCACGCAAGGTCATGATGCTGATCAAGGCCGGCCCGGCGGTCGATGCGGTGATCGAAGAACTTCTCCCGCTGATGGAACCAGGCGACATCATCATCGATGGTGGTAACACCCACTACGCCGATACCGAACGTCGTACCAAGTACGTCGAAGAAAAGGGGCTGCTGTTCGTCGGCTCGGGCGTTTCCGGCGGTGAAGAAGGCGCCCTCAAGGGCCCCAGCTTGATGCCCGGTGGTAGCGAAGCTGCCTGGCCGCACATCAAAGAGATCTTCCAGGCCATCTCGGCCAAGGTGGGTCCGAACGAAGACATTCCTTGCTGCGAATGGGTTGGCCCTCGCGGTGCCGGGCACTACGTGAAGATGGTGCATAACGGCATCGAGTACGGCGACATGCAGCTGATCTGCGAAGCCTACTTCCTGCTCAAGCACGGCTTGGGTCTGACCAACGACGAACTGTACGACGTCTTCGATCAATGGAACAGCGGCGACCTGCAAAGCTACCTGATCGAAATCACTCGCGACATCTTCAGCGTGAAGGATGACGACGGCGACGGCTACCTGGTCGATAAGATCCTGGACGTGGCCGGTGCCAAGGGGACCGGTAAGTGGATGAGCCAGCTGGCCTTGGACCTGGGCGTGCCCAGCACCCTGGTCACCACCGCCGTGTACGCTCGCGGTTTATCGGCCGCCAAGGAAGCCCGCGTGCGTGCCAGCAAGGTGCTGACCGGCCCGAGCGGCAAGACTTCGGAAGATCGTGCCAAGTTCATCGAACAAGTTCGCGAGGCGCTCTACGCTTCGAAGCTGTGCAGCTACGCTCAAGGCTTCGTGCAGTTGCAAGCCGCATCGGCCGAGCACGATTGGGACCTGAACTACGGCGACTGTGCCCTCTTGTGGCGTGGTGGCTGTATCATTCGTGCCCAGTTCCTCGATCGCATCAAGGAAGCATTCGACAAAGACGCGAACCTCGAAAACCTGTTGTTGGATCCGTACTTCACCGAGGCGGTTACCAAGGGGCAAGATGGCTGGCGAGCCGTGGTCAAGACGGCCATCGACCTGGGCGTTCCGACCCCAGCGTTCGCCGGTGCGCTGGCCTACTACGACGGCTATCGCAACGCTCGCCTGCCGGCCAACCTGCTGCAGGCCCAGCGTGACTACTTCGGTGCTCACACGTTCCAGAGGATCGACAAGGAAGGCACCTTCCACGCCGAATGGCTGCAGCGTCGTCGCGAGCCGAAGTCCTAA